The Castanea sativa cultivar Marrone di Chiusa Pesio chromosome 4, ASM4071231v1 sequence atatttttgtttaatccaaacttaacaaggagtggaactttatttctctaacaagtccaacttaaactcaaactcaaacgttgatattattattattatctctttACTTCATTaacatgatattttatgataggATGCAAACTTATAGTTATGGATTAATCTTTTGAATGCAAACTCAAAcccaatctttttcttatatttttctattttttagtaatatatatattttttttgtttcaataatttataaatcatgaatcatttgattctttaatattttttttatcttccagaagttttaatatctgaattttaaagttattttttgcgGTATCTGAAATTGTCTAACAAATTTTTCATAAGCCATTGCATGTTTAAACAATGGCttattcatcaaattgtaacacaaattgaagtcatataagagcaaatcatgtaataaagtagtttcttaatcaattaaaattttataaaattattttagtatatCTCACAAATAGGTAAGTTTTTGTGCATAACACGAGTTAACGACTAGTTTAGTAAAAATTGTAAGTTATGATTAGAGCATGATTACATAAACAACATCAATtgcacaatttttattatacagataaaatatatcaaattttttataaaaaaaattacaaaattgagCGTCCATATGGTTAtcgaaatttttatttttatttttattaaaaaaaaaaatgagagagagagagagaagtgaaaaACACTTCTACagtgactttttatttttaataatagttGGAAAAAACAGTGAATTTGGTCTTTACTCGGTTTTAAATGTTAAATGCGCTTTCGTGCCAGTTTCCAAATTCCAAACTGTAGACTTTCTATAGCTTCTAGACTCACGCGATTTGAGTcgttgtgtttgtgtgtgtgcaGACTCTGCACAACATGCTTTGCTGAAGTCCTCATTTGAACCGGTCTAgccgtctctttctctctcttgaatATATTGGGTGTGCGTGTGCGCACAAACCACAACTCTTCATTGTTGCAAGATTGTATCTTTGATTTggtggaacttttttttttctgaggtACCCAGATTGTGTTATCTTATCTACTTGTCTTCCTCAATAGAAAttcaacttgtttcttttgattctgTTTCTGGGTCTTCGTTAAAATCTTTTTATCTATCTgggttttctttaatttctcttttatctttctCGCAATTATCGTACGGTCAACCAACTCCACTTGCATATGCTTTCCTGTTTCTTGTTCTTTAAGGCTATAAAAACGGAAcccattttttagttttacttgGTATGTGTGTCTTTATGATCCCAAAGTAGAATTGTACTTCAACTCTCATTTCTGAAATtcaggtacttttttttttttatcaatatctTTGATGggttgtattttgtttttaatttttttgtaatcctatgtttggttggtgagaaattggaggaaaagaaaatgaaaatgaaactgaaaattttgaagttaaGCACAAAAGAAATTGTTGTTTTGGTTGTTAGAGTATGAGAGTCAAGTCAACCAAATCTAATTGCCGCCTTAGGCTCATCTTAGATGAGGTTTTAATTTGTTGGGTTCTTGAATGATGACTAATTTTagattcaataatttttcttccCCCCCACTTTTCTTGGAACCTAGCAGAGCATATGGGTATCTTGATTCTTTAtgtgtgttttaatttttttaaatttattctccTTTTGTTTAGGATTCTTGTAGTCTTTATATTTActcatcaaaaaattaattttcttttttccttttgttcgATTTAGTTTGTAGTCAAAGTGTCCAACAGTATCTTTTCACTGCAAGAAtgtgaaatagaaaaagaaaggaatatgATTAACTTTTTATGATTGCCTTGGTTGTATTCCCTCTTGATATAGGAATTTTGGACATGCATTATGAGTCTCCTACTTTTATATCTAACTTTCCTGCATCATGGTAATGAATAAACCTTAGTTATATTGCTCctttgtgtttattttattttatttttttcctcatcGAACCTTTCAGTTTTGGACTATTGTTATAAGTTTTTCCTCAGCTATATTAATACTATTAGGCTGTCCTTTAGTCATGAAGGCTAGATGTATTTACACTGAATGCTTTctgaaattggcttgttggcTTTTGACTTTTGACTGTTTCTCTTTATAATTACTGGTACAATCTCatatgtattttcttttgtttactTCTGCAGGAACATTGTTGATCTGTGTACAGTTCAGTAGTATTGTGGTTTCATTTGCAATATCTTGTACGCCATCATCTTTCTGACTGGATTGTGCATAATCTTTATTTGAAAATGTTTGGTTTAAGGAAATCTCCTTTGAAGGTTGCTAAACATAACTCAGTTGATCCTGGATATCCTGTTCAAGCTGGCTCAAACCCTTTTGACAATGACGTTGATCCTAAGCAAAAACAGGATCATAAGCAAAAACATAATTCTTCAAGGAAGACTTCTCCTGAGCCTGCCCTAGTTACACCAAATTTTGGCACTAACCTTTTTGACGATGATGAGGGGAAAACAACCTCCTCTTCTTTGTATTCAAATGTGCCTGCTTCAATGGCTagaaagaattacaaaaatgatTTCCGTGACTCAGGGGGATTAGAGAACCAGTCAGTGCAGGAACTGGAGAACTATTCTGTCTACAAGTCTGAGGAGACTACAAAGACAGTCAAAAGCTGCCTTAAGATAGCAGAGGACATGAGAGAAGATGCGACAAAAACTTTGGTCGCCTTGCACCAGCAGGGTGAGCAAATTACCAGGACCCACATGGTCGCTGCCGACATTGATCACGATCTTAGTAGGGTAAGGTTCTTATTTTCCAAATTGAGGATACCtgctttaaaatttaaaatatatgtttcacCTATTTTATTAACTTATGGCCAATGCTTCTCCTGCATTGACACTTCTCTTGAAATTTATGGGCTTTGCAATAGCATCTTTAGGTCCTTtgttaaatgtaaattttgaataattctCTCTTTTACAAGTGGAATATCACTTTGTCTTTGATTATGGTTGTCTTTGATTATGGCACATGTATGCTTAATTGAACTTTTGTAATAGCATAGATAGTTATTGATTTAGGATATCAGTCCGTGCTTTAGAAATTTGATTACGAGTGTCTCTAATTATAATGGGAAAATAGGTTTTCTTTGTATGGTTTCAATCCTGATCCCAGTTTCATAATCAGAGGAGTCATAGCTTTATTAGTTTTGGTTTTAACCTTTTTAATAAAGAAGCAAGCTTTTTTTGACACACACAAACTCAAAATATCAACACAATGAAATTTACCAAGCGTTTTAGTCCCACCACTCTTATCCAACAAAACTAATATACATACTACAGTCTCTAATTTTGTTATATGGGACGAAACAAGGAGAAAGAACTGCAAGGAAACCTGATCAATGAGTTCTATGGATCTCTAACCTGGTGCTGTGCATCTAGAATTGTACAACCACCCTACCATTATCTCCAGAACTAATCTACTGCTTTACTCTCTACCTGCACCACCACCACATTGTTGTCATTATGATGTTGTTCCCTCCCCCCACATCTAGCAGCACATCTAAATTTTTAGTAGAAAATAGAATAGTATATTCTGTAGGCATTGAGATAAATGTTTAACAAAAAAGTGATTAGTTATGTCTTGATGGAGTTGGTGCTTTTAAGATAATAGATGGAGTAAGTAATTTTTTGTCATCTTTAGAATATCTAATAGTGTTGATGAATTACTGTTTTGCCTCGTGGAgacactttttaaaaaaaaaattctatattgtTATCTGTTTGAGCAATTACCAcaccctcccccccccccccccagctCGTGtgtgcgagagagagagagagagagagagagatcactTGACGGATCTGTGTCACTGATATTGAGCCTCGGGCCCTCGGCCATTGAAGGAAGTGGTCCTATGATCAATCTTCATGAATACCAAATGTAGGCATGCACTAGCTGATTGCTGGCAAGTTTTTTGTTTGAGTTCATCTTACTTTTTTGTCCCTTAGTCTTCCTACTGTACCCTTGTTGAGTAaaacaaattctcaaaattccTCCCACCTCATGGTCATGGAGTTTTTGATCATGGATTATTGTCATGTCTTCCTGGAATTGCAAAAGTAGACGCAAAGTATTgctaattgaaaatttattacttaccaagaaaaaaggaaaatcgGATTAAGAATGTCAAGATGTGTAACTTATAGTGCTCAGTTTCTCAGTAGTATATTCTCTCGAGTCTTGACCTAGGAAATATTGCTTCTTTTGGCATTGCAATGTAAGAAGCATGGTCACTCTTAAATCTCCAGCATGTTCCTGTTCAACATGGACATGCTGGAGACACTCTTGCATGGTTTCCTCAATAGTGTTGGgaggaaaatataaattttttttcttaattttaaaaacatgtaTTAACTATAGACATGTTTCTAAAGTTTTGATAGTTTTGATTTAtgttgaaaaattaaaagaaacatatatatggctataaataaataaaatacacctaaagatacatttaaaattaattaattgtcatATCCCCAccatgtttttttaatttttcaagaatgCTGTGTTGCCATTTTCTGCATGTTTCCATACTTCTTAGATTGCAATCTTCTTATGGCAACTACTATCAGTCCTCTGGTTTTGAAGCTGTTGTTGCCTGGGCTTTTTTGCTTGATCTTCTGAAGTGAAAGACTGTTTAAATAATGTTTTGCTGATTTCAGGGTGAGAAGCTTCTGGGAAATCTTGGAGGTATCTTCTCTAAGACTTGGAAGCCAAAGAAGACACGCCAGATAACAGGCCCTTTGATTACACGAGGttaattttctttctcactccaagactcaattgtcattttcccctttaaaatatcaaatattataTTGGTTTTGGAAATCATAAAAGAAGACTGGTGAGGACAGAGCCATCTTTGCCTTGCAACTTTGTGCacactttcctttttctttgtcttcttttgtttgttttctcatGTGTGATATACTTGGTTATGCAGATGATCCATCCAGAAGAAATGGTAACCACTTGGAGCAGAAGGAGAAGTTAGGATTGACTTCTGCAGCCAAGGGACGATCAAACGCACTAACCACACCATCTGAACCCACAGATGCTTTTCAGAAAGTTGAGGTTCGTATTTCTTTTTAGCAATTAAGCAATGATATACTGGTTTTCAAATACAACATGAAACAAAATTACTCCATTTTGTTAGAGGTGCACAAGGAACCCAACCAAAGAGTTGAACCAGATCAAACCAGCCTTATTGAGGTGGATTTATTTTTGAGGCATCATCTGTTTGATTTGGCCTTAGTTCAGCAACCATAGAAAGTGAAACCACCTATTAAAACAATCTCTATGTATTCATTTGAGATTTTTCACTTGTGAACATACATCGTTTTGGTTTTGAAATCTTATCAGATCCATTGAAGTGGTCATATATGCAATTgcttataattattatttaaaaaaaaaatcacagttGAATCAAGTGAAAAGGGGAGAAATTGAATATTTGGTTGGTTATTGGTGTGGTACCTATTTCAATTCAAGCCATGATTCTAGGTAGCTCTAGCTGGTCAAACAAACAGAACCAAACCTAACTTAGCTAAATCTCTTGTCTCTGTCCTTTTGGTGAGTTCAGTTTGATTTCCGACCAACTCTAGTTTGGTTCTGGATTCTCCTCCGACCCAAAGCAAAGAGAACCATGCTTAACCTCACTTGCACTATTAGTTGTTTTCTTGGTATATGAATGTCATTTAATCTCATCATCTCTGTTTACAGGTGGAGAAGGAAAAGCAGGATGATGCACTGTCTGATATAAGTAGCATATTGGGAGAGCTGAAGGATATGGCTATTGACATGGGGTCTGAAATTGAAAGGTTGGTAATGTGGATTCATTTGCATGGGAGTCCCAAAAAACTAGTTTACATCCCCCCTTCCTCTTGTTATTAATAAACAAAGTTGGGATGCTACATTCTTGAAACTGTCAATTTATATTTCAATCATCTTCTACTTTTTGGTTTACCGGAATAgatctaattattattattgctcaTGATTGCCACAGGCAGAACAAGTCTCTGGATCATTTCtatgatgatgttgatgtggTAGACATGCGTGTGAAAGATGCTAATCGACGTGCTCGTCGTTTACTTGGAAAGTAGAGTGCGGGTACATCAGATTTGCGCTGCTAGTACTAGCTTCCAACACTGTTGGCCTCGGCCAAAATTCTCTCATTGTTTCTCTTATGCACGGTTATGGGCATGGATTAAACAATCTTTGGTGTATATGgttcttgttttgtttacaCACATTTATAACAGGATTTTACAGAGCTTTAAATCACTCATTAGGTCTGGCACATTTTAACTGCTAatgccttcttttcttttttttaccttgtgttggtaatgttttattttttaaatgtagaCTCTTGCTGGGATTATGCCAGCAAAATCACCATTCACCAGGAACTACACTTGTGTAAAAGTCCGAAAGTGCTATATGATTAAAAGTGGaaatattcatgactttggaaaAGCAAAATCGTGTCCTGTGTTGAAACTCGAAGGGCAGCCAAAAGAAGCTGTtcttatttattgattttttttggagggaCGGGGGTTGTAAGACCTTCCCCTCTTACAATATCAAATGCATTGAAGCATAAGAGAAGCGAAGTgtcatttaacaaaaaaaaaaaaaaaaaaaaacttgaataatcCAAAGGCCTGGTATATGCCTCCTGGGGTCTCTAGTCAGGCAGAAACCCTTATATTCCTGAATTATCAGTCTTTGATAAATCGTCAATGACATACTGCAGACCTCTTCCAGTCAATGTTAAGAAATAGAAATCCAGAAAGGCAACAttaattcaattagatttctgaAACTGGGCTGACCATTACAAGATTTCAGACAACCAAATAACTTgagtttttggaaaaaaaaaaaaaaaaatcttccatcAATTGCTATTGTCCTAAGAACCTTACGCCATTGCAGCAACAGGCATCTAAGACCTcatataaattcaaataatgCAAACAGAGGACACTAAAAACAGAGATTGAAAACGTATGCCAACAGATTATACTATCAGTTAGGAAAGCACAAAaagctgaagaaaaaaaaaaaaaaaaaaaaccctagtgCCAATCGACACTCCACTGTCAGTTTGGTCTCGAATTCACAAGGCAGCTCCCTCATATTCCCATGCACATGTATCAACTTTGATTGAGCAACCCAAGGCTTAGATGGATATAAATTCAGATGTTGAACATGATTAGGATTTCTAGTTATTAGTTAGTTACTGGTAGATAGGTTAGAATGAGTTAGTTTGGGTCAAGCACATTAATTACATATGTAAATTCTTGTAAAGACATGCCAGATCAGTAAGGCTTCTAACTTTCAATACTATGAACTCCCGTGGGCCAATTAGATTAGATATATTGTAGTGTAATTAAAGGCTTCTAACTTCCATTTCTCTCTTTGAATAAAGATTGCTCATTTTGTGCTTAGGCTTGAAAAATCTTGCTTAGAGGTAGAGACTCCCTAGAAGTAGTCTCACTTGGAGAAGTTACTCCCTCGAAGAAGtcacacactttcattctcatCATTCATCACATTCACAAATCCATTCTAAAACCACCACCAACCAttctatccttacaatctaaGAACCCTAATTGCATCACATCAACCCTGAAGCATTTTCCCTTCAAAAACCCACCTCAAACCACACATACATTCTGCCCTAGCCATGTCCGAACCTACCATGCCCTAAAATCCTCATGCTAGTCCTCACATCCTCAAGTATTCACACCAACATATCCCATATGTGatcttatcttcttttcttttttttataggtcCCTATTGTGATCTTATCATAATCAAAGAAACATCTTATGCTTATACATgaaagagaggggggggggacACTTCCACAtagttgcaagttgcaacagTTATAATGGAATACACTAGACATTGGAACACCAAACATTCTAGAATGCATACCCAAGATTCCCTCGCAAGGAACCCAATATGAGTCTCAACCTACATGGCCTGTTTTATCTCTTTTCATGTATGAGCTGCATTTACATTGCTCAACCACAAACAGAAACAGTCTGTATAAATAGTAACTCTCTCAAGTAGCTGTACATCCTTGAAAGCACTGCCTGTCAAGTGCCAAATGCATTGTATGTGCAGActagcaatgaatgatatatcACAAGACAACTCAAGTATCTGACTTGCCCAAGCTGAGTCTGCCAATATAATTGAATTGAAACCACCAGCTTTAGAGCCTAATACCTTACCCTCAAGAGTTCAGCATCCACTACTATTAACCCATTTAGTCCAACACATCATGAGGAAAACATTACTAAGTCGAAAACAATGTATTTCTTTTTCAGTAAACAGTTGGCTCAAAACTTTTATAATTCACACCGATAGTTGTACCAcaacaaatcaacaatatcaccTCAAACATTTCTCACTTCACACAAGCTTATCAACAAACAAAATGCAAACTTGATTATTTTGCTTACACATTTCGCAAGCCAAATATTCAACAAACTAATAAATTCCACAACTACCACACAGATAAGTATATCCTAATCTaaacatcaaacccaaaaacccagcaCCAACACCAAACCAATTCTTTCTCACTTTATCATCAATTGCCCAACGTTTCCTATCTGGGCATTCCTCAAAATCCTTAAAACTCAATCataaaatccaaaacccatCAAAGAAAACCTCAAAACCCATTATAAACAACTCACCAAAAGAACCCATAAATCCCTCAATCACCAACATCAGTCACAGAATCAAGCAAAATAAGATAAACCCATCAAAGCCTTGAAATCATAGTAAAAAACAATTACTCAATAAAAACCCAATATCCGAAAATTCAAAATCCTTGCActataacaacaacaattagAGAAACAAGACACTTTTTGCCGCaacaaaaacttcaaaaaagaaaaaaaaaaaaaaaaaacataatctatACTGTGTTACAGGGTTTGAGGTCCATGATGCTCTTGACTTTTGGAGCATAGAGAGAGTAAACCACAGCCTGTCTCTTCGCAATTTCGAGCTGGGCTTTTCCGTGTGAGAAAGCCGAGGCAATCGAATCCGGGTCGGATAGAGTCCGATTCTGGCGGAACCCGTCAATGGTTCGGCGCTTGGAGTATTCCCTGATGTTGTAGTCGCTGAACTGTCGGGCTGTACGTAGGAGAGACCGAAACAGAAACAGAACCTCCGACCTTGTTGGAACAACCTTAGCCATTTCTATGTCGGGTTTTGGAGATTTTaatgaggaagagagagagagagagagagaggtttatGATTGTAATGTAAACAGTCTTGACTCTCTCTTAGGCTGTGGCTGAAACATTTGCTTGAAATTGAATGTAAGATGAATAGAATAGAATCGAATAGAATCGAATCCTTAGTTCAGTTTTGCTTTAGATTGGGCCTAACCCACTTTTATATCTCCAAAGTAAAGGCCCAGAGGTGATTTTCGCTTGGAACTAGATtgaattgtgtaaatttgtaCATTTTGAAAACTTTCGTTCATTTGTGAAGGTGTATAACAATTTACTAGTGATTTTACTGTATATAAGTAAAGAATAAGTTAATTGTTAGGTTCAGTGGACTAGATGTTAGCAACCCAtgacagagaaaaaaaagaaaaaagaattgagtCTTATTGAGGTTTAGATTCATATTTATAAGTCTAAGACGAAAGCCCAAGATTTGTTGAAGAAAACAAGTTTCTATAATCTCGACTGCAAGTTCAATTCATCGAGAATCTTAAGTGTCTTTGTTAGAAATATTAAGAGATGCTAATTGGGCTACTTTATATAACATTGTGCTAGTCATCATCATGTTAGATCTTAAAAGAATAACTTTATATACATCtttatcattctttatttttgCATGATGCGGGTGTTCTTGACATAAGTATTATATGGGGTTCAAGTTGTAACGCAACAGTAATAACATCTTTTTGTAGTATTTTTATGTCTGTGATTTAAATCTCACTTCGCTTTTTCGTTACTatttacctatccaaaaaaaaaaaaaaagtgtatctCATGGATACTATACATGTGTTGGATGTCTGACAATTGTGAGGTTTTCTGGGTGTGGGAGCTCTACACCAATTATGTGACATCTAATGCATATATTagatatataatataactttcTTTTTTAAGCTTCAATATGTTCTTGTGCATGATAGCATGAAGCTTATTGTAAGGGTGTGTTTTGGTTCCTAGGCCCAAAAAGCAATAGGATTAGGGCCCAAAGAGCCCagcacaatgaatttgtagaaaatAGACTTGTAGGCTAGGTTTCAATGGAAGGATCAATGCACACAGTAGATTAAGGATAgtaggaaaataaagaaaattaaactgTATGCAAAGAAAATCGCTCCTCGGCCGAGGAGAATAGTTCTTGAATAAATTCCTTCAAACTTGGTTACAATTTTTGTTCTAAGTTGCTACAATATCTTCTCCCACCATTTTTCAGATCCCTTTCCTCTGAAGGGTCTCTCACATTATATAGCCCCCTTTAGATGATCTTGGCCCTCCAGTTGTTGGTCGCCCAAGCTACCACTTGAGTGTTTGTCCCATTAGACACCTTCCCAAACCCCTTGTGAGTTGCGGCAATCAAGAcagcactgttcaggggtcttctccacataaatgtggCCAGGAGGTTTGGTGGTAAGCATTAAATGTAGTGGCAGCCACCATCCCTTCAGTTAGGGCTTGCCCCTTTCCCAAAGCTCCTTTTCTTCAGTGTGATCTCCTTTAGTAACGTGCCACTGAAGTAGCCTTACCGTCCGAGGGCGTGATCTCCTCGAAGCTACAATGGCCTCCTCGGCCTTAGATATGACACATGGCAATGCAGCcttatcaaatttcaatttccTACACTTACCATTCCAGATACTGAGTAAAAAAAGACTAACCAAAAGAAATGAGATAATAATGACGATTCAAAAGTGatccttttctttcattttaatacCAACTTTATCGGACATTTTTCAATCTCCTATCCCAATTAACTTGGGAAAATACTaaagttattatcaattttactgCAAAAAAGTTACAAACTAACGTGATGATAAATAACTGGTGTCATTTCCATAACAtgataaataaatgtttaaaggATTCAGATCTTTTAGATTTTCTAGGGTACTCTATCAATaaatttccttaaatcctaacaattcttttatgatttaaaagtctagattctgccatgttaGCATTCCACTAataatactcttaaaataatatattaatgttgcaaataaaacaattaaaattattgttagtTGAATGCTAACATGTCAAAATTTAGAtgattaaatcattaaaaaatggttaagatttaagaaaatccatttagtagagtaccctaagaaacCTAGAGAATCTGAATCCAtgtttttaaattacttttttgtaatTAGAGTCATATTAATTTGTAGGGTGAAACTTGTGTCCATTGCCTTTTTGTATTGGACACAATACGATTCAGACACGTGTTAACATCTTAGCATGTCTAATGCAAAAAAGCAATGAACACAAGCCATAcctaatttgtaaaatttatgtaataaaatttttggtatCCCTACCATTGCTTTGCAAGTTTTTTAAGGCATGCTTTAAATTCAATACCTTCCCCcattttgcaattttttcctTGTATTGTTTCCTTGTTTAGTTCTTACTACTTGAATGCAATAACTGTTTACAACTTGTAGTGGGGATCCTGCGTTTAACATAACTAGgaagaaataagaaaatgaaaaggctaTTAGGg is a genomic window containing:
- the LOC142631432 gene encoding SNAP25 homologous protein SNAP33 gives rise to the protein MFGLRKSPLKVAKHNSVDPGYPVQAGSNPFDNDVDPKQKQDHKQKHNSSRKTSPEPALVTPNFGTNLFDDDEGKTTSSSLYSNVPASMARKNYKNDFRDSGGLENQSVQELENYSVYKSEETTKTVKSCLKIAEDMREDATKTLVALHQQGEQITRTHMVAADIDHDLSRGEKLLGNLGGIFSKTWKPKKTRQITGPLITRDDPSRRNGNHLEQKEKLGLTSAAKGRSNALTTPSEPTDAFQKVEVEKEKQDDALSDISSILGELKDMAIDMGSEIERQNKSLDHFYDDVDVVDMRVKDANRRARRLLGK
- the LOC142631433 gene encoding uncharacterized protein LOC142631433, with product MAKVVPTRSEVLFLFRSLLRTARQFSDYNIREYSKRRTIDGFRQNRTLSDPDSIASAFSHGKAQLEIAKRQAVVYSLYAPKVKSIMDLKPCNTV